A genomic stretch from Desulfurococcaceae archaeon MEX13E-LK6-19 includes:
- a CDS encoding ABC transporter permease: MSRLGSIKAILWKDLRQYYAKPPTISWGILTPAAIVGVLAIAVSYNWRIIPGLVGLALMFSSSTMAQVCIGIERRFGSFERLLYAPVTLGSIIIAKSLGGIVFGLIGACMSIAIIMVFVKIRIVYMLTFFTAVLLGSIIFSLIGIIAAVVMRIENSMVFMNTLRFLMLFLSGIFIPIYMLPSIVQLVSYALPLTYIVELLRYSMYCRYDLIDPITSLISLVLYTITLTIVTKWIVEKKIYQ, from the coding sequence ATGAGTAGGCTAGGCTCTATCAAGGCAATACTGTGGAAGGATCTCCGGCAATACTATGCTAAACCGCCGACAATAAGCTGGGGGATATTAACCCCCGCTGCAATAGTTGGCGTACTAGCTATCGCCGTATCATATAACTGGAGAATAATCCCGGGACTTGTGGGATTAGCACTAATGTTTTCTTCATCAACCATGGCACAAGTATGCATAGGTATTGAAAGGAGATTTGGAAGTTTTGAAAGACTACTCTATGCACCAGTAACACTAGGCTCAATTATAATAGCTAAGAGTCTAGGCGGGATAGTGTTTGGTCTCATAGGAGCCTGTATGTCTATCGCAATAATAATGGTTTTCGTAAAGATAAGAATAGTATACATGCTAACGTTCTTTACAGCAGTATTGCTAGGTTCAATAATATTTTCTCTAATAGGCATAATCGCTGCTGTTGTCATGAGGATCGAGAATTCAATGGTTTTCATGAATACACTACGATTCCTAATGCTGTTTTTATCAGGTATATTCATACCAATCTATATGCTTCCATCAATAGTACAATTAGTATCTTACGCACTACCATTAACTTATATCGTTGAACTACTTAGGTACAGCATGTACTGTAGATACGATCTAATAGACCCTATTACTTCACTCATTAGTCTAGTTCTTTACACAATAACATTAACTATAGTAACCAAATGGATCGTAGAGAAAAAGATATACCAGTAA
- a CDS encoding adenine nucleotide alpha hydrolase family protein, giving the protein MTTKCSFCGEEAAIRIEYARLNLCKKHYIEFIERKVLRSIKRYNLFKPGDHVLVAVSGGKDSSTALALLAKIAKEMNLDITALHINLGINAYSEECVDKVKKLVEEHNVKLYVISLKDLLGLGIPEIARKARRPPCSVCGIIKRYLINAFAIEIGADVVVTGHNLDDMMAYAFKEFIGQNLEAIRKLSPKTETIKNLVVGRARILYDVYEDEVLRYALYTGLPFVSSKCPFALRESLELDLKKLINELEERYPSTKIGFIRRLAKNIEKYPETRNEYKKCTICGLVSSGNECSFCKLTRRVFGEPKGPYVRRKIREIIDRD; this is encoded by the coding sequence ATGACCACCAAATGTAGTTTTTGTGGAGAAGAAGCAGCAATTAGGATAGAGTATGCTAGACTTAATCTTTGTAAAAAGCACTACATAGAGTTTATTGAGAGAAAAGTATTGAGGTCCATTAAGCGTTACAACCTGTTTAAACCAGGAGATCACGTACTCGTAGCTGTATCGGGCGGTAAAGATAGTTCTACAGCACTCGCACTATTGGCAAAAATAGCTAAAGAAATGAATCTCGACATCACTGCACTTCATATAAATCTGGGTATTAATGCTTACTCTGAAGAATGTGTTGACAAGGTAAAGAAGCTTGTTGAGGAACATAATGTCAAGCTATATGTTATTAGTTTAAAAGATCTACTGGGCCTGGGTATTCCAGAGATTGCTAGGAAGGCACGTAGGCCTCCTTGTTCTGTCTGCGGTATAATTAAAAGGTACTTGATTAACGCTTTTGCCATAGAGATAGGTGCCGATGTAGTTGTTACTGGGCATAACCTAGATGATATGATGGCTTATGCATTCAAGGAGTTTATTGGGCAAAACCTTGAGGCTATAAGAAAACTCTCTCCAAAAACAGAGACTATCAAAAACCTTGTAGTCGGCAGAGCGAGGATACTCTATGATGTCTATGAGGATGAAGTTCTACGGTATGCTCTATACACGGGTTTACCATTCGTATCAAGTAAATGTCCATTTGCTCTCAGAGAGTCCCTTGAATTAGACTTAAAGAAGTTAATTAATGAACTTGAAGAAAGGTATCCAAGTACAAAAATAGGGTTTATCCGCAGGCTCGCCAAGAATATTGAGAAATACCCTGAGACAAGAAACGAGTATAAGAAATGCACTATATGTGGGCTCGTATCAAGTGGGAATGAGTGTAGTTTCTGTAAGTTAACAAGAAGAGTCTTTGGAGAACCCAAGGGACCGTATGTTAGGAGAAAAATAAGAGAGATTATTGACCGGGATTAG
- the deoC gene encoding deoxyribose-phosphate aldolase: MVLFREFVEKTSPSKFAEYLDHTLLKPVATFKDLEKAIEDTRRYGFACLVIPPSLLEKAREISGNTIRLATVIGFPLGSTLTRVKEEEAREAVSLGAVEIDMVMNINMFKSGAKDYVLEDMRRVVEASKKAGAEVVKVIIETGLLSDDEKIEATRLVVESGADYVKTSTGFLAGGANVHDVSLLYKAGGGRIKVKAAGGIRHAEDAIAMILAGASRIGTSTAHKIIEEYIRLREEKT, encoded by the coding sequence TTGGTTTTATTTAGAGAATTTGTAGAGAAGACAAGCCCGAGTAAGTTCGCAGAATATCTTGACCATACATTGCTCAAGCCTGTAGCCACCTTTAAGGATCTTGAGAAAGCTATCGAAGATACTAGGAGATATGGTTTTGCCTGTCTCGTCATACCGCCATCGCTCCTTGAGAAAGCACGTGAAATAAGTGGTAACACTATAAGGTTAGCTACAGTCATTGGTTTCCCTCTCGGTAGCACGTTAACTAGAGTTAAAGAGGAGGAGGCGCGTGAAGCAGTTTCTCTTGGTGCAGTAGAGATCGATATGGTTATGAATATAAACATGTTTAAATCAGGAGCCAAAGATTATGTCCTCGAGGATATGAGGAGAGTTGTTGAGGCTTCCAAGAAAGCTGGAGCAGAGGTAGTCAAGGTGATTATTGAGACAGGGCTGCTGAGTGATGATGAGAAAATCGAGGCAACACGCTTGGTAGTAGAATCCGGGGCAGATTACGTCAAGACCAGCACAGGATTCCTTGCGGGAGGAGCTAATGTACACGATGTTTCCCTTCTATACAAGGCTGGAGGCGGCCGTATAAAAGTAAAGGCAGCCGGCGGTATAAGGCATGCAGAAGATGCGATAGCAATGATTCTTGCGGGCGCATCAAGGATAGGTACAAGTACTGCTCATAAGATTATCGAGGAATATATTAGGCTTAGAGAAGAGAAGACCTAA